The following coding sequences lie in one Myxococcus xanthus genomic window:
- the serA gene encoding phosphoglycerate dehydrogenase — protein sequence MSPPQFPPSPTRAISSDGPFRALLLENIHPSAGEMLAAEGFQVERVSSALKPDELAERLKGVHLLGIRSKTTVPLAALEHAENLLAIGAFCIGTNQVDLTSANTHGIPVFNAPFSNTRSVAEMVIAEVIVLTRQLFERSQEVHAGQWRKVATGSHEVRGKTLGIIGYGHIGSQLGVIAEALGMRVLYFDVMTKLPLGNAQPAVTLEELLGASDFVTLHVPALPTTHMMMGAEQIAQMKKGACLINASRGTVVDIDALARALQSQHLGGAAVDVYPEEPESNSDGFVTALQGLPNVVLTPHIGGSTEEAQASIGKEVATSLLKYFKAGASTGAVNFPNIEAPLIPGTHRILNVHRNIPGVLRDINRIVSDLNANIHAQVLSTDANIGYLLMDLDQDVSTPVCEAIAGLETDIKTRILS from the coding sequence ATGAGCCCTCCCCAGTTCCCGCCCTCTCCGACGCGCGCCATCAGCAGTGACGGCCCCTTCCGAGCCCTGCTGCTGGAGAACATCCACCCGTCCGCGGGGGAGATGCTGGCCGCCGAGGGCTTCCAGGTGGAGCGCGTCTCGTCCGCCCTCAAGCCGGACGAACTGGCGGAGCGGCTGAAGGGGGTGCACCTGCTGGGCATCCGCAGCAAGACGACGGTGCCGCTCGCGGCGCTGGAGCACGCGGAGAACCTGCTGGCCATTGGGGCCTTCTGCATCGGCACCAACCAGGTGGACCTGACGTCCGCCAACACGCACGGCATCCCCGTCTTCAACGCGCCCTTCAGCAACACGCGCAGCGTGGCGGAGATGGTGATTGCGGAAGTCATCGTCCTGACGCGGCAGCTCTTCGAGCGCAGCCAGGAGGTCCACGCGGGCCAGTGGCGCAAGGTGGCCACCGGCAGCCATGAGGTGCGCGGCAAGACGCTGGGCATCATCGGCTATGGCCACATCGGCTCGCAGCTGGGCGTCATCGCCGAGGCGCTGGGCATGCGCGTCCTCTACTTCGACGTGATGACCAAGCTGCCGCTGGGCAACGCGCAGCCAGCCGTCACCCTGGAGGAGCTGCTCGGCGCTTCCGACTTCGTCACCCTCCACGTGCCCGCGCTGCCCACCACGCACATGATGATGGGCGCCGAGCAGATTGCCCAGATGAAGAAGGGCGCCTGCCTCATCAACGCCAGCCGAGGCACGGTGGTGGACATCGACGCGCTGGCGCGGGCGCTCCAGTCCCAGCACCTGGGCGGCGCCGCGGTGGACGTCTACCCGGAGGAGCCGGAGAGCAACTCGGACGGCTTCGTCACCGCGCTCCAGGGCCTGCCCAACGTGGTCCTCACGCCGCACATCGGCGGGTCCACGGAAGAGGCGCAGGCCTCCATCGGCAAGGAGGTGGCCACCAGCCTGCTGAAGTACTTCAAGGCGGGCGCCAGCACGGGCGCGGTCAACTTCCCGAACATCGAGGCGCCGCTCATCCCGGGCACGCACCGCATCCTCAACGTGCACCGCAACATCCCGGGCGTGCTGCGCGACATCAACCGCATCGTCTCCGACCTCAACGCCAACATCCACGCCCAGGTGCTCAGCACGGACGCCAACATCGGCTACCTGCTGATGGACCTGGACCAGGACGTGTCCACCCCGGTGTGCGAGGCCATCGCCGGGCTGGAGACGGACATCAAGACGCGCATCCTGTCCTGA
- a CDS encoding STAS/SEC14 domain-containing protein: MTAPVQLDAPDIQDVVQSRTLGLAYVGTVLVVAHNAQPPAPDDWARYCELIARHQDTATGQLVLAEGPGPNATQRQQALNQVPKDYVIPPTAVFTESPLVRGVVTLFNWFSPRAMRAFIPGDIPGAARHLGLSEEQVRRLVDIGKTVRPALQ; the protein is encoded by the coding sequence ATGACAGCTCCCGTCCAGCTCGACGCGCCCGACATCCAGGATGTGGTGCAGAGCCGGACGTTGGGGCTGGCATATGTCGGCACGGTGCTGGTGGTGGCGCACAACGCGCAGCCACCGGCCCCCGACGACTGGGCGCGCTACTGCGAGCTCATCGCGCGTCACCAGGACACGGCCACCGGGCAGCTCGTCCTGGCCGAAGGGCCCGGGCCCAATGCCACCCAGCGGCAACAGGCGCTCAACCAGGTGCCCAAGGACTACGTCATTCCGCCCACGGCGGTGTTCACCGAGTCCCCACTGGTCCGCGGCGTCGTGACGCTCTTCAACTGGTTCAGTCCCCGGGCCATGCGCGCCTTCATTCCGGGGGACATCCCGGGCGCCGCGCGGCACCTGGGCTTGAGCGAAGAACAGGTGCGGCGGCTGGTGGACATCGGCAAGACGGTGCGGCCGGCACTGCAGTGA
- a CDS encoding STAS/SEC14 domain-containing protein, with product MPFQITVHSQDRILEVVYPPQVTTADLAEYLADVKKAINDLAGEWSALVDQSQLRVMPSDVVTAMASLNAFAQLHGMKRSARVVSDAPSGLQAWRMTKRAMLSIPTRTFETRGEALQWLRDPDAD from the coding sequence ATGCCATTCCAGATCACCGTTCACTCGCAGGACCGCATCCTCGAGGTTGTCTATCCCCCGCAAGTCACTACCGCGGACCTGGCCGAGTACCTGGCCGACGTGAAGAAGGCCATCAACGACCTGGCCGGTGAGTGGTCCGCCCTGGTGGACCAGTCCCAGCTCCGGGTGATGCCCAGCGACGTGGTGACGGCCATGGCCAGCCTCAACGCCTTCGCCCAGCTCCACGGCATGAAGCGCTCCGCCCGGGTCGTCAGTGACGCCCCCTCCGGACTCCAGGCCTGGCGGATGACGAAGCGCGCCATGCTGAGCATCCCCACCCGCACCTTCGAGACGCGGGGGGAAGCCCTCCAGTGGCTGCGCGACCCCGACGCGGACTGA
- a CDS encoding carboxypeptidase regulatory-like domain-containing protein yields MTGQALLEGESHHEGATVILSGVRDSVTTDAQGRFTFDNVPTGTHTVEAHRSHYQRAGDTLEVQPGQTTSVDLSLSRRQDALVLEAPALTVQRGHLKLTGSGFGEMRGTSRVSIGGVDAEEYLSWSDTEVVVRVPGSVVPGEQEVVVTLGVDWKPAATASLRVLRQRTLAYAAHWGIGVLPNNTVTVWGSADPLNDVTPIPAGLSDVVSVGAGMTFAVALQADGTVVKWGGPDPVPVPAGLSDVVDIRASGVLALALKRDGTVVAIGAEIDPQTHVPEGLQDVVAVSAGAYHGMALKADGTVTVWGQDVFDLLVVPADLDDVVAISNTSSSALALRADGTAAVWGFGAAYYDLALTPDLSDVVDVAAGEHHYMALRSNGTVVAWGNSAFGQTTLPPGLTDVATVAGQAFNKSLALRHNGTIAAWGDTTSASSLPPPGLVLRVPAR; encoded by the coding sequence GTGACGGGACAGGCCCTCCTCGAAGGGGAGAGCCACCATGAGGGCGCCACCGTCATCCTCTCCGGCGTGCGCGACAGCGTGACCACGGACGCGCAAGGCCGCTTCACGTTCGACAACGTCCCCACGGGAACGCACACCGTGGAGGCCCATCGGAGCCACTACCAGCGGGCCGGGGACACGCTGGAGGTCCAGCCGGGTCAGACGACGTCGGTCGACCTGTCACTGAGCCGCCGCCAGGATGCCCTGGTGCTTGAGGCGCCCGCCCTCACCGTGCAGCGAGGCCACCTGAAGCTCACCGGCTCCGGCTTCGGCGAGATGCGTGGCACCTCCCGCGTCTCCATCGGCGGCGTGGACGCCGAGGAGTACCTGTCCTGGTCGGACACGGAGGTGGTGGTGCGCGTGCCGGGGAGCGTTGTGCCCGGCGAGCAGGAGGTCGTCGTCACGCTTGGCGTGGATTGGAAGCCCGCCGCCACCGCGTCGCTGCGAGTGCTCCGACAGCGGACCCTCGCGTATGCGGCCCACTGGGGCATTGGCGTCCTGCCGAACAACACCGTCACCGTCTGGGGCTCGGCCGACCCCCTGAATGATGTCACTCCGATTCCAGCGGGGCTTTCCGATGTCGTGAGCGTGGGCGCGGGGATGACCTTCGCTGTGGCCCTGCAGGCGGATGGAACCGTGGTCAAGTGGGGAGGCCCCGACCCCGTCCCGGTGCCCGCGGGCCTGTCGGACGTCGTGGACATCAGAGCGAGCGGAGTCCTGGCCCTCGCGCTCAAGCGGGATGGGACGGTCGTGGCCATCGGTGCGGAAATCGACCCGCAGACGCATGTCCCTGAAGGGCTTCAGGACGTAGTCGCGGTGTCCGCGGGGGCGTACCACGGCATGGCGCTCAAGGCGGACGGCACCGTCACCGTCTGGGGGCAGGACGTGTTCGACCTCCTCGTCGTCCCGGCGGACCTGGACGACGTCGTGGCCATCTCCAACACGAGCAGCAGCGCACTGGCGCTGCGGGCGGACGGGACCGCGGCCGTCTGGGGATTTGGCGCGGCGTACTACGACCTCGCGCTCACCCCGGACCTCAGCGACGTCGTGGATGTCGCGGCAGGCGAACACCACTACATGGCGCTCCGGTCCAACGGCACCGTCGTCGCATGGGGGAATAGCGCCTTTGGCCAGACGACGCTCCCCCCGGGATTGACGGATGTCGCCACCGTCGCGGGCCAGGCCTTCAACAAGAGCCTGGCGCTCCGGCACAACGGCACCATCGCGGCCTGGGGAGACACCACCTCCGCCTCGAGCCTACCTCCGCCGGGCCTGGTCCTCCGCGTCCCTGCCCGGTAG
- a CDS encoding serine protease — MRIPRTDARRKLLGALLCTFSVAACGPAQEGEPAGSGSTEQPVVYGNDDRMDVYAHPDATLRQYAMQASAVMVDPYEIDDSDPNNVVFDSPTLGEYVNLCAGQRFIDDPSPGYCSGTLIDDDLLLTAGHCVETAADCRDFKWAFNFYRPDANSVQTMTTQDIFSCKEIVVRRDNTSSGRTLDYAIIRLDRSAAPRFTPAPIRPGNAAMAVGANVAVIGSGSGIPLKIDSGGSVRNGRASTLDYFVATTDTFGGNSGSAVYDMSSHTIAGILVRGTTDYVYQGSCRVVNQCAETGCSGEDITYIRPAIEAFCATNTSVRLCNTTPPPPTSFDFTASNTQNATVNTTRHTVELTAGQSITVGTCGLTGASATGDTWLRVNGPSGIEVASNDDGCATGRGSNVTFTAGAAGNYEIIAGCYGNTSCSGTVAWTIGTATPPANSGTFNYSSVNSDSARQNTTNENVTLTAGQSLSFGTCNVTGASGTGDSFIRLYNAAGTQVKFNDDGAGCGSLSHATYTVPAGAGGTYQIRAGCYGNTSCSGTVGWTVQ, encoded by the coding sequence ATGCGTATCCCCCGGACCGACGCCCGCAGGAAGCTGCTCGGCGCGCTGTTGTGTACCTTCTCCGTCGCGGCCTGTGGACCGGCCCAGGAGGGCGAGCCCGCCGGCAGCGGCTCCACCGAGCAGCCCGTCGTCTATGGCAACGACGACCGGATGGACGTGTACGCGCACCCCGACGCCACCCTGCGGCAGTACGCCATGCAGGCCAGCGCCGTCATGGTCGACCCGTACGAGATTGACGACTCGGACCCCAACAACGTCGTCTTCGACAGCCCCACCCTGGGCGAATACGTCAACCTCTGCGCGGGCCAGCGCTTCATCGACGACCCGTCGCCCGGCTACTGCTCGGGCACGCTCATCGACGATGACCTCCTCCTGACCGCCGGCCACTGCGTGGAAACCGCGGCCGACTGCAGGGATTTCAAGTGGGCCTTCAACTTCTACCGGCCTGACGCGAACTCGGTGCAGACGATGACCACGCAGGACATCTTCAGCTGCAAGGAGATTGTCGTGCGGCGGGATAACACCTCCAGCGGCCGCACGCTGGACTACGCCATCATCCGCCTGGACCGTTCGGCGGCGCCGCGCTTCACGCCCGCGCCCATCCGCCCGGGCAACGCCGCCATGGCGGTGGGCGCCAACGTGGCCGTCATCGGCTCGGGCAGCGGCATCCCGCTCAAGATTGACTCGGGCGGCAGCGTCCGCAACGGCCGCGCCAGCACGCTGGACTACTTCGTCGCCACCACCGACACCTTCGGCGGCAACTCCGGTTCGGCCGTCTACGACATGTCGAGCCACACCATCGCCGGCATCCTGGTGCGCGGTACGACGGACTACGTCTACCAGGGCAGCTGCCGCGTCGTGAACCAGTGCGCGGAGACCGGGTGCAGCGGCGAAGACATCACCTACATCCGCCCGGCCATCGAGGCGTTCTGCGCCACCAACACCAGCGTCCGGCTGTGCAACACCACGCCGCCGCCGCCGACGTCCTTCGACTTCACGGCCAGCAACACCCAGAACGCCACCGTGAACACCACCCGCCACACGGTGGAGCTCACCGCCGGCCAGAGCATCACCGTGGGCACCTGCGGCCTGACGGGCGCCAGCGCCACCGGCGACACGTGGCTGCGCGTCAATGGCCCCAGCGGCATCGAGGTCGCCTCCAACGATGACGGCTGCGCCACGGGCCGCGGCTCCAACGTGACTTTCACGGCCGGCGCGGCTGGGAACTACGAAATCATCGCGGGCTGCTACGGCAACACCAGCTGCAGCGGCACGGTGGCGTGGACCATTGGCACGGCGACGCCGCCGGCCAACTCCGGCACGTTCAACTACAGCTCGGTCAACTCCGACAGCGCGCGGCAGAACACCACCAACGAGAACGTCACCCTCACGGCCGGCCAGAGCCTCTCCTTCGGCACCTGCAACGTGACGGGCGCCTCCGGCACGGGCGACTCGTTCATCCGCCTGTACAACGCCGCCGGCACGCAGGTGAAGTTCAACGACGACGGCGCCGGCTGCGGCTCGCTCTCCCACGCCACCTACACGGTGCCGGCGGGCGCGGGCGGCACGTATCAGATCCGCGCGGGCTGCTACGGCAACACCAGCTGCAGCGGCACGGTGGGCTGGACCGTTCAGTAG
- the chrA gene encoding chromate efflux transporter, with translation MRPSSSPQGGLPSSPASPVDRATALRELAGLFLRLGTFAFGGPAAHIAMMEDEVVRRRGWLSREEFVDLLGATNLIPGPNSTELAIHIGHRRAGWPGLLVAGACFILPAFFMVAVIAWAYTRFGTLPKVDAVLHGVKAVIIAVVAQALWGLLRTVVRTPLAASVGAAAVAAAFMGVNELLLLLLSGLAVLAWRGMERQRPGAPRAGVAPLWPLLSLGVTTATAAAPFTLHGLFLFFVKVGSVLYGSGYVLLAFLRTGLVERYGWLTEAQLLDAVAVGQVTPGPVFTTATFIGYVMGGPSGAVVATAGIFLPAFVFVALSGPLVPRLRRSWVAGAFLDGVNVASLALMAVVTWQLGRAVLVSPLPVALAAVAAVLLIRYRVNSAWLVLGGGCVGVLAAGGLSAG, from the coding sequence ATGCGTCCCTCCTCGTCCCCGCAGGGTGGCCTTCCGTCGTCTCCCGCTTCGCCAGTGGACCGCGCCACCGCGCTGCGGGAGCTGGCGGGGTTGTTCCTCCGGCTGGGGACGTTCGCCTTCGGCGGACCGGCGGCTCACATCGCGATGATGGAGGACGAGGTGGTGCGCCGCCGCGGCTGGCTGTCGCGCGAGGAGTTCGTGGACCTGCTCGGCGCCACGAACCTGATTCCGGGGCCCAACTCCACGGAGCTGGCCATCCATATCGGCCATCGGCGCGCGGGCTGGCCCGGCCTGCTGGTGGCGGGCGCGTGCTTCATCCTCCCCGCCTTCTTCATGGTCGCGGTCATCGCCTGGGCGTACACGCGATTCGGCACGCTGCCGAAGGTGGACGCCGTGTTGCACGGCGTGAAGGCCGTCATCATCGCCGTGGTGGCCCAGGCGCTCTGGGGGTTGCTACGCACCGTCGTGCGGACACCGCTGGCCGCCAGCGTGGGAGCGGCTGCCGTGGCGGCGGCTTTCATGGGCGTCAATGAGCTGCTCCTGCTGCTCCTGTCGGGGCTCGCCGTGCTCGCGTGGCGCGGCATGGAACGACAACGGCCAGGCGCGCCTCGGGCGGGGGTGGCGCCGCTGTGGCCGTTGCTGTCCTTGGGGGTCACCACCGCCACGGCCGCCGCACCGTTCACCCTGCACGGCCTCTTCCTCTTCTTCGTCAAGGTGGGCTCTGTGCTGTACGGCAGCGGCTACGTGCTGCTGGCCTTCCTCCGCACCGGGCTGGTGGAGCGCTACGGTTGGCTGACCGAAGCCCAATTGCTGGACGCGGTGGCGGTGGGGCAGGTGACGCCGGGGCCCGTGTTCACCACGGCCACCTTCATCGGCTACGTGATGGGCGGCCCATCGGGCGCGGTGGTGGCTACGGCGGGCATCTTCCTGCCCGCCTTCGTCTTCGTGGCGCTGAGTGGACCGCTGGTGCCACGGCTGCGCCGCTCATGGGTGGCCGGCGCCTTCCTGGACGGCGTCAACGTGGCGTCGCTCGCGCTGATGGCGGTGGTGACGTGGCAGTTGGGACGGGCCGTGCTGGTGAGTCCGTTGCCGGTGGCCCTGGCGGCCGTGGCCGCCGTGCTGCTCATCCGCTATCGCGTCAATTCCGCGTGGTTGGTGCTGGGCGGCGGCTGCGTGGGAGTGCTGGCCGCCGGGGGCCTCAGCGCGGGGTGA
- a CDS encoding FAD-binding oxidoreductase, with the protein MSTAALPADFLQAITEGFPADFLTREPGELQEYGRDWTRVYAPAPAAVALPRTTDEVARLLALCHQHHIAVVPSGGRTGLAGGAVAARGELVLSLQRMTRMGPVDLLGNTVRVQAGAVTEAVHHHCAEHGLTWPVDFASKGSSTVGGNIATNAGGVKVIRYGLTRQWVLGLQVVTAQGEVLELNGALEKNNTGTDLRQLFIGSEGTLGVITEATLKLTQLPGKQDVFLFAVPDVAAVLRLFRDARRQNAFSISAYEFFTDRCMARLGRHRKLRPPFETPSECYVLLEAEAKDAAAVEGWLGSLFERELVTDGVQAQGAAQAAELWALREGISESLSATGLPHKNDISLPVAGLEAFCAELEALFSARYPGWEICLFGHIGDGNLHVNVMKPDAMDKAEFLAHTKQADPTMFALVQKHGGSISAEHGVGLLKKDYLGYSRAPAELALLRTLKRALDPRGILNPGKVVDA; encoded by the coding sequence ATGTCCACCGCCGCGCTCCCCGCCGACTTCCTCCAGGCCATCACCGAGGGCTTCCCCGCCGACTTTCTCACCCGGGAGCCAGGGGAGCTCCAGGAGTACGGCCGCGATTGGACGCGCGTCTATGCGCCCGCCCCCGCCGCCGTGGCGCTTCCCCGGACGACGGACGAGGTCGCCCGGCTGCTGGCCCTGTGTCACCAGCATCACATCGCCGTGGTGCCCTCCGGCGGTCGCACCGGGCTGGCCGGCGGCGCGGTGGCGGCCCGGGGCGAGCTGGTCCTGTCCCTCCAGCGCATGACGCGCATGGGGCCGGTGGACCTGCTCGGCAACACGGTGCGCGTGCAGGCGGGCGCGGTGACGGAGGCCGTCCACCACCACTGCGCGGAGCACGGCCTCACCTGGCCGGTGGACTTCGCCTCCAAGGGCTCCAGCACGGTGGGCGGCAACATCGCCACCAACGCGGGCGGGGTGAAGGTCATCCGCTACGGCCTCACGCGCCAGTGGGTGCTGGGGCTCCAGGTCGTCACCGCCCAGGGGGAAGTGCTGGAGCTCAATGGCGCGCTGGAGAAGAACAACACCGGCACGGACCTGCGCCAGCTCTTCATCGGCAGCGAGGGCACCCTGGGCGTCATCACCGAGGCCACCCTCAAGCTCACCCAGCTCCCCGGCAAGCAGGACGTGTTCCTCTTCGCGGTGCCGGACGTGGCGGCCGTGCTGCGGCTGTTCCGCGACGCGCGCCGGCAGAACGCCTTCAGCATCTCCGCCTACGAGTTCTTCACCGACAGGTGCATGGCCCGCCTGGGCCGCCACCGCAAGCTGCGCCCGCCCTTCGAGACCCCCAGCGAGTGCTACGTGCTGCTGGAGGCGGAGGCGAAGGACGCCGCCGCGGTGGAGGGCTGGCTGGGCTCGCTGTTCGAGCGCGAGCTGGTGACGGACGGCGTCCAGGCGCAGGGCGCGGCGCAGGCGGCCGAGCTGTGGGCGCTGCGCGAGGGCATCAGCGAGAGCCTCTCCGCCACCGGCCTGCCGCACAAGAACGACATCTCCCTGCCGGTGGCGGGGCTGGAGGCCTTCTGCGCGGAGCTGGAGGCCCTCTTCAGCGCGCGCTACCCGGGCTGGGAAATCTGCCTCTTCGGCCACATCGGCGACGGCAACCTGCACGTCAACGTGATGAAGCCGGACGCCATGGACAAGGCGGAGTTCCTGGCCCACACGAAGCAGGCGGACCCCACCATGTTCGCGCTGGTGCAGAAGCACGGCGGGAGCATCTCCGCCGAGCACGGCGTCGGCCTGCTGAAGAAGGACTACCTGGGCTACTCACGCGCGCCGGCGGAGCTGGCCCTGCTGCGCACCCTCAAGCGGGCGCTGGACCCTCGAGGCATCCTCAACCCGGGCAAGGTCGTGGATGCCTGA
- a CDS encoding fumarylacetoacetate hydrolase family protein, which translates to MKLATLKDGTRDGRLIVVKRDNTAYALATNVALTLQAALDDWETKEPQLRALDAQLEAGTVQSRPLDVSALHAPLPRAYEWVDGSAYLNHVILVRKARGAEPPETLKTDPLVYQGGSGDFLAPTADIPLADEAWGLDFEGEVCAILGDTPQGTKAENAAPHVKLLMLANDVSLRNLIPNELAKGFGFFQSKPATAFSPFAVTPDELGAAWHDGRIHLRLRSVLNGQQVGDTDAGPEMHFSFFDLIQHLCKTRSYTAGTILGSGTVSNADRERGISCLAERRMIETIEQGAPKTPFMKPGDTIDIEMTDAEGRSVFGRISQKVVKVP; encoded by the coding sequence TTGAAGCTCGCGACGCTCAAGGACGGAACCCGTGACGGCCGCCTCATCGTCGTCAAGCGGGACAACACGGCCTATGCGCTGGCCACCAACGTGGCGCTCACGCTGCAAGCCGCGCTGGACGACTGGGAGACGAAGGAACCCCAACTGCGCGCGCTGGACGCCCAGTTGGAGGCGGGCACGGTGCAGAGCCGCCCGCTGGACGTCAGCGCCCTGCACGCGCCCCTGCCGCGCGCCTACGAATGGGTGGACGGCAGCGCGTACCTCAATCACGTCATCCTGGTGCGCAAGGCGCGCGGCGCCGAGCCCCCGGAGACGTTGAAGACGGACCCGCTGGTGTACCAGGGCGGCTCCGGGGACTTCCTGGCGCCCACCGCCGACATCCCCCTGGCCGACGAGGCCTGGGGCCTGGATTTCGAAGGCGAGGTCTGCGCCATCCTGGGCGACACGCCCCAGGGCACGAAGGCGGAGAACGCGGCGCCGCACGTCAAGCTGCTGATGCTGGCCAATGACGTGTCCCTGCGCAACCTCATCCCCAACGAGCTGGCCAAGGGCTTCGGCTTCTTCCAGAGCAAGCCGGCCACGGCCTTCAGCCCCTTCGCGGTGACGCCGGACGAACTGGGCGCGGCCTGGCACGACGGGCGCATCCACCTGCGGCTGCGCTCGGTGCTCAACGGGCAGCAGGTGGGCGACACGGACGCGGGTCCGGAGATGCACTTCTCCTTCTTCGACCTCATCCAGCACCTGTGCAAGACGCGCAGCTACACGGCGGGCACCATCCTGGGGAGCGGCACCGTGTCCAACGCGGACCGCGAGCGCGGCATCTCCTGCCTCGCCGAGCGCCGGATGATTGAGACGATTGAGCAGGGCGCGCCCAAGACGCCCTTCATGAAGCCGGGCGACACCATCGACATCGAGATGACGGACGCCGAGGGCCGTAGCGTGTTCGGCCGCATCTCGCAGAAGGTGGTGAAGGTTCCATGA
- the maiA gene encoding maleylacetoacetate isomerase, producing MKGLRLYSYWRSSASWRVRIGLHLKGLEFEYVPVHLVKDGGEQNSAAYRAVNPMRTLPTLEWTEADGTVRRLSQSLPVLEYLEERFPAPALLPADAFLRAKARMLAEMVNSGIQPLQNLSVMQHVKQSLNADDKAWSAYWNTRGLEALEAAVQSTMGRFCVGDAVSLADVCLVPQLYGARRFGVDLAPYPTLLRIEAECQALPAFQAAQADRQPDAVPA from the coding sequence ATGAAGGGCCTTCGGCTCTACAGCTACTGGCGCTCGTCCGCGTCCTGGCGGGTGCGCATCGGCCTGCACCTGAAGGGGCTGGAGTTCGAGTACGTGCCGGTGCACCTGGTGAAGGACGGCGGCGAGCAGAACAGCGCCGCGTACCGGGCGGTCAATCCCATGCGCACGCTGCCCACGCTGGAGTGGACGGAGGCGGATGGCACGGTGCGCCGGTTGTCCCAGTCGCTGCCGGTGCTGGAGTACCTGGAGGAGCGCTTCCCGGCGCCCGCGCTGCTGCCCGCTGACGCGTTCCTCCGGGCGAAGGCCCGGATGCTGGCGGAGATGGTGAACTCCGGCATCCAGCCCCTGCAGAACCTGTCCGTGATGCAGCACGTCAAGCAGTCGCTGAACGCGGACGACAAGGCGTGGTCGGCCTACTGGAACACGCGGGGCTTGGAGGCCCTGGAGGCGGCGGTGCAGTCCACGATGGGGCGCTTCTGCGTCGGGGATGCGGTGTCGCTCGCGGACGTGTGCCTGGTGCCGCAGCTCTATGGTGCGCGCCGCTTCGGCGTGGACCTGGCGCCATACCCCACGCTGCTGCGCATCGAAGCCGAGTGCCAGGCGCTGCCCGCCTTCCAGGCCGCCCAGGCCGACCGGCAGCCGGACGCGGTTCCCGCCTGA